Below is a window of Cytophaga hutchinsonii ATCC 33406 DNA.
AACGTACCATGTTGTAAGCGGAACGTATGACTACGCTGCTATGGATAAATTAATTACAGCAGGCAAAGGCAAAGCAACATTAAAAACGGTTAGCGGCGGTACGCTTACGATTATGAAAAACGGTGCACATAACATTGTTGTTAAAGATGAATCAGGCAATGTGGCAACGATCTCTACATACGATGTGAATCAATCCAATGGAGTTATTCATGTTATTGATTCCGTATTAATGCCTAAGTAAGACTTCTTTAGTTTTTGATAGTAAAAAAGCAGCCGGTTAAAGGCTGCTTTTTACTATTTTAAGAGTTTTTTTTTAATTTTTCATCTTTTAGAATGACCGGTTTCCATTCCACTATGTTGCCAAACCATTCTCAATTTCAAATACTTAATAACACATTTGGCCATTTAGCACTTTTTCCTGCAAAAAAGCGTTATCTTTGCATCTTCAATTACACTCTAAATTTAATACCGTAATATTAAATGAAATTATCTGAATTTAAATTTGCCCTTCCGGCAGAACTCGTTGCACAACACCCCGCTGCAAACAGAGACGAAGCAAAAATGATGGTTATTAATCGCGCTACAGGCACCATCGAACACAAAATTTTCAAAGACATTATCAATTATTTCGACGAAGGTGATATCATGGTTATGAACAATACCAAGGTATTTCCAGCGCGTTTATATGGTAACAAAGAAAAAACAGGCGCTAAGATTGAAGTATTTCTTTTACGCGAACTGAATGCTGAACTACATCTTTGGGATGTATTGGTTGATCCGGCGCGTAAGATACGTGTAGGAAATAAATTATACTTTGGCGAAAGCGACCTGGTGGCTGAGGTTGTAGATAACACAACTTCCAGAGGCCGTACGATCCGTTTCTTATTTGACGGTAATTCGGAAGACTTTTCAAAAATCATTGAAACGATTGGCGAAACGCCTCTTCCGCGTTATATCAAACGTCCGATTGAAGAAGCAGATAAAGACCGTTACCAGACAATCTTTGCTGAGAACAAAGGTGCGGTAGCTGCTCCAACAGCCGGCTTGCACTTTACAAAGCAGGTAATGAAGCGTATGGAAATCAAAGGTGTAAACTTTGCTCCATTAACATTACATGTGGGCTTAGGTTCTTTTAGAACGGTAGACGTTGAAGATCTTACGAAACATAAAATGGATTCGGAAAACTTTATCATTGAAAGCACAACAGCCGACGTGGTAAATAAAGCACTGGATAATAAAAAACGCGTATGTGCCATTGGTACAACAAGTATGCGTGCGTTAGAATCTTCTGTTTCAGCAAACAACCGTTTGAAACAAAATGCAGGATGGACAGATCGTTTTATCTTCCCGCCATATGATTTTAAAATCGCAAACTGTATGCTTACAAATTTCCATATGCCGGAATCTACGCTATATATGATGGCATGTGCATTTGGCGGATATGAGTTAATGACAAAAGCATATAAAACCGCTATAAAAGAGAAATATAATTTCTTAAGTTACGGAGACGTAATGCTCATCATCTGATAGAATACTTGAATCGTCCTGAAATAGGTTGACAGATTTTAATACTAATCCCAGTTATCAAAAGTAACTGGGATTTTTGTTTAATGCACCATTTCTGGCGTTTTCATTTTTAATGATAAATGAGGTCTTACGTTATTATATAATTGTATTGCTTGCTCAGTAAGCTCTTTTGCTACTTGTCTGGTTATTATTTTTTGACCTAATCCAAATTCTTCTTTGAGCGTTCTATTCATCCTTTCAGCTAACGCATTTTCATAAGGGTCAGATTGTTCGGTCATACTTATGCTTACTCCATTGCTATTTGACAATGCTACATATTCTTTACTGCAATACTGAAGCCCTCTGTCAGAATGATGAATCAATTTTGAATCAGGATACTTTCTATTTTTCAATCCCATTTCAAACGCTTTTATCATGGATTCTGTATCCATAGAGTCTGCTATAGAGTAGCCCATTATTTTTCTGCTGTAGGCATCAGTGACCATATTTAAATAGCAGTTTCCTTCATCTGTTTTTATGTATGTGATGTCACTAACCCATACCAGCTCAGGTCTATGTATGATGAGCCCTTTCACTATATTGGGATATTTCCTGAGCCAATGCTTAGACATCGTTGTTTGAATATATCTGCGCCTGGGCTTAATAAGCATATCATAAAACCTTAATATTGAGAAGAGTTTATCCCGGCCAACTTTGAGTTCTGCCTGATCAATAAACGGCTTTATAATATGGTAAGTCTTTTTTCCTCCTAATCTAGGAAGCTGCTTTCTTTGTGTATCTACCAGTTGTTTGATAGCCTTTCTTCTGTCAATGAGTATCAACTCCTGCTTGAGCATTTTGTATAAATACTGACGACTATAACCTAACGTTGAAGCTATACCTTTTACTGTGATAAATCTTCTTTGTTCCCCTTCTCTTTGAAAGCGGCTTCTGAGAGGGGCAAATACTTTTTTCTGATTTCTGTATCAAACAGCTCATCTGCTATGTCAATAGCGGCATTGAGAATTTCTTTCTCGGCTTCCAGGCGTTTTAGTTTACGCTCCAGTTCTTTGATTTGCTTATTGGGGGCCTTCTTTTTCATCTGGTCAGATTCTTTCCAATCCAATCTACCATGTTTTCGTAACCAAGTCAATACGGTACTTCTTCCCTGGATACCATATTTCAATTGTGCCTGCTTGTAGGTTAAGTCCCCTTTTTCTACTTCATCTACTAATTGTAGTTTAAAGGCTAAACTGTAATCTTTTTGAGTCCGCTTTACATAAACTCTTTTTCCTGTCTTTTCCATAAGTTTGACTATTTTGTGTCAACTTATTTCAGGACGATACAACTCCATTACTAAAAAAGCCTCTCTGCAATTTGCGGAGAGGCTTTTTTAATGCAATAATTTCTACTGTTTATTAACTGAATTCAACTTCAACGATTGCAACCGTAGGAATATGAATCCCTCCTTTTAATGTAATATATTGTTGATCGGCCGACCAGATAGTTGTATTTACCATCATGAGCTTACCTTCTTCTGTAATAAAAGTCATTTTTACTTTGCCGTGGTAGGCGTTCCCTAAACGTTCTGCGCGCTCTAAATAAATCTGTCTTAATCGTCTTTTTACGGGATCATCAATAACATCTTTGTTTGAAAATAATATTGAATGCAAATCTTCTTTTTCAATCAACGTTACTTCTTGCTGCGTCTTTTCCATAATTCACTCCCTATTTAAATTCTAATTAAGTATTACTACGAAATAATTCAACTATGGTTTTATTTGAGATACAATCTCAAAAAAAAAGGGATGTACTAAAACATCCCTTTAAATATAAGAAGTAATTCTGAAGAAAATTAGTTCCCCATTTTAGTATTCGCATCGAATGAGTTCAAGTCTTCGAATGCTTTCTTTAAACGGGCTACAAATGTATCTTCACCTTTACGTAACCAAACGCGTGGATCATAGAATTTCTTGTTCGGTTGATCAGCACCTTTAGGGTTACCAATTTGTCCTTGAAGATATGCTTCGTTTGCTTTATAGTAATTTAATACACCTTCCCAGAATGCCCATTGCAAATCTGTATCTAAATTCATTTTAACTACGCCATAACCGATTGCTTCACGGATTTCTTCCTGAGAAGAACCAGAACCACCATGGAATACGAAATCCAATGGATTTTCTTCCGTACGACCGTAGTTCGCTTTAATGAAATCCTGAGATTTTCTCAAAATTTTCGGCTCTAATTTAACGCTTCCGGATGTATAAACACCGTGTACGTTACCAAATGCAGCAGCAATCGTAAACTTATCACTTACTTTCATAAGTTCTTCGTATGCATATGCAACTTCTTCCGGTTTTGTATATAATTCATCCTGGTGAATACCTGAGTTATCAACACCATCTTCTTCACCACCCGTAACACCTAATTCAATTTCAAGTGTCATGCCGATTTTGCTCATACGCTCAAGGTATCTTTTGCAAACTTCGATGTTTTCATGTAATGGCTCTTCAGAAAGATCTAACATGTGAGAAGAATACAATGGTTTGCCATGCACTTTGTAGAATGCTTCACCTGCATCTAACAAACCATCAATCCATGGAAGTAATTTTTTAGCAGCGTGATCTGTATGTA
It encodes the following:
- the queA gene encoding tRNA preQ1(34) S-adenosylmethionine ribosyltransferase-isomerase QueA; this translates as MKLSEFKFALPAELVAQHPAANRDEAKMMVINRATGTIEHKIFKDIINYFDEGDIMVMNNTKVFPARLYGNKEKTGAKIEVFLLRELNAELHLWDVLVDPARKIRVGNKLYFGESDLVAEVVDNTTSRGRTIRFLFDGNSEDFSKIIETIGETPLPRYIKRPIEEADKDRYQTIFAENKGAVAAPTAGLHFTKQVMKRMEIKGVNFAPLTLHVGLGSFRTVDVEDLTKHKMDSENFIIESTTADVVNKALDNKKRVCAIGTTSMRALESSVSANNRLKQNAGWTDRFIFPPYDFKIANCMLTNFHMPESTLYMMACAFGGYELMTKAYKTAIKEKYNFLSYGDVMLII
- a CDS encoding IS3 family transposase, whose amino-acid sequence is MTVKGIASTLGYSRQYLYKMLKQELILIDRRKAIKQLVDTQRKQLPRLGGKKTYHIIKPFIDQAELKVGRDKLFSILRFYDMLIKPRRRYIQTTMSKHWLRKYPNIVKGLIIHRPELVWVSDITYIKTDEGNCYLNMVTDAYSRKIMGYSIADSMDTESMIKAFEMGLKNRKYPDSKLIHHSDRGLQYCSKEYVALSNSNGVSISMTEQSDPYENALAERMNRTLKEEFGLGQKIITRQVAKELTEQAIQLYNNVRPHLSLKMKTPEMVH
- a CDS encoding IS3 family transposase translates to MEKTGKRVYVKRTQKDYSLAFKLQLVDEVEKGDLTYKQAQLKYGIQGRSTVLTWLRKHGRLDWKESDQMKKKAPNKQIKELERKLKRLEAEKEILNAAIDIADELFDTEIRKKYLPLSEAAFKEKGNKEDLSQ
- the fbaA gene encoding class II fructose-bisphosphate aldolase, whose amino-acid sequence is MVENVKSKALTGVITGDQVQDLFAAAKKAKLAFPAVNVVSTGTVNAVLETAKLANSPVIVQFSNGGGQFYAGKSLPNGKQEASIAGAISGAHHVHQVSELYGVGVILHTDHAAKKLLPWIDGLLDAGEAFYKVHGKPLYSSHMLDLSEEPLHENIEVCKRYLERMSKIGMTLEIELGVTGGEEDGVDNSGIHQDELYTKPEEVAYAYEELMKVSDKFTIAAAFGNVHGVYTSGSVKLEPKILRKSQDFIKANYGRTEENPLDFVFHGGSGSSQEEIREAIGYGVVKMNLDTDLQWAFWEGVLNYYKANEAYLQGQIGNPKGADQPNKKFYDPRVWLRKGEDTFVARLKKAFEDLNSFDANTKMGN